One window from the genome of Lynx canadensis isolate LIC74 chromosome E3, mLynCan4.pri.v2, whole genome shotgun sequence encodes:
- the LOC115503931 gene encoding cytochrome P450 2W1, translating to MALLLAGLLLLLGLWGLLRAHTRTPSPAPRWPPGPRPLPLIGNLHVLRVSQQDRSLMELSERYGPVFTVHLGLQKTVVLAGYEAVREALVGTGSKLADRPPVAVFQLIQGGGGIFFSSGARWRAARQFTVRTLHDLGVGRGPMVDKILQELRCLMGQLDSYGGRPFPLALLGWAPSNITFTLLFGRRFDYQDPMFVSLLRLIDDVMVLLGTPSLQLFNIYPRLGALLQLHRPVLRKIEEVRAILRTLLETRRPPAPGVGPVQSYMDALIQQGQGKDPHGLFAEADMVACVLDMVMAGTETTSATLQWAALLMSTHPSVQGRVQEELDRVLGPGRPPRLEDQRSLPYTSAVLHEVQRSITLLPHVPRCMAADTQLGGYLLPKGTPVIPLLSSVLLDKTQWETPRQFNPGHFLDADGRFVKRAAFLPFSAGRRVCVGESLARSELFLLFAGLLHRYRLLPPPGLSPGALDTTPAPAFTMRPPAQALRAVPRHGGSAQADPGRV from the exons ATGGCCCTGCTGCTCGCGGGGCTCCTGCTGCtcctggggctctgggggctGCTCCGAGCCCACacccgcaccccctccccagcccctcgcTGGCCCCCTGGGCCACGCCCACTGCCGCTCATCGGAAACCTGCACGTGCTGCGCGTGTCACAGCAGGACCGGTCACTGATGGAG CTTTCGGAACGGTACGGGCCGGTGTTCACTGTGCACTTGGGGCTCCAGAAGACGGTGGTGCTGGCCGGCTACGAGGCCGTGAGGGAGGCCCTGGTGGGCACTGGGTCAAAGCTGGCCGACCGACCCCCCGTCGCCGTCTTCCAGCTCATCCAGGGCGGTGGGG GAATCTTCTTCTCATCGGGGGCACGCTGGAGGGCCGCCCGCCAGTTCACTGTGCGCACCCTCCATGACCTGGGCGTGGGGAGGGGACCCATGGTCGACAAGATCCTGCAGGAGCTGAGGTGCCTCATGGGGCAGCTGGACAGCTACGGAG GCCGGCCCTTCCCCCTGGCCCTGCTCGGCTGGGCCCCCTCCAACATCACCTTCACACTCCTCTTCGGCCGGCGCTTCGACTACCAGGATCCCATGTTCGTGTCCCTGCTGAGGCTTATCGATGACGTCATGGTCCTCTTGGGGACCCCCAGCCTGCAG CTGTTCAACATCTACCCCCGGCTCGGGGCTCTCCTCCAGCTGCACCGGCCTGTCCTTCGGAAGATAGAGGAGGTGCGAGCCATCCTGAGGACCCTCCTGGAGACGCGGCGGCCCCCCGCGCCCGGGGTGGGCCCCGTGCAGAGCTACATGGACGCCCTGATCCAGCAGGGCCAG GGGAAAGACCCCCACGGCCTGTTTGCCGAGGCCGACATGGTGGCCTGTGTTCTCGACATGGTCATGGCCGGCACAGAGACCACCTCCGCCACGCTGCAGTGGGCCGCCCTCCTGATGAGCACGCACCCGAGTGTGCAAG GCCGGGTGCAGGAGGAGTTGGACCGGGTGCTGGGGCCCGGGCGCCCCCCCCGGCTGGAGGACCAGCGGTCACTGCCCTACACCAGCGCCGTGCTGCACGAGGTCCAGCGCTCCATTACTCTCCTGCCCCACGTGCCGCGGTGCATGGCGGCTGACACCCAGCTGGGCGGCTACCTGCTCCCCAAG GGCACACCCGTAATCCCTCTGCTGAGCTCGGTGCTCCTGGACAAGACGCAGTGGGAGACCCCTCGCCAGTTCAACCCGGGTCACTTCCTGGACGCCGACGGGCGCTTTGTGAAGCGGGCAgccttcctgcctttctctgcAG GCCGCCGCGTCTGCGTGGGGGAGAGCCTGGCCAGGTCGGAGCTGTTTCTGCTGTTCGCCGGCCTCCTCCACAGGTACCGCCTGCTGCCCCCACCGGGCCTCAGCCCTGGCGCCCTGGACACCACGCCCGCCCCGGCCTTCACCATGCGGCCGCCGGCACAGGCCCTCCGCGCGGTGCCCAGACACGGGGGCTCTGCCCAAGCAGACCCGGGGAGGGTCTGA